In Streptomyces sp. NBC_00483, a single window of DNA contains:
- a CDS encoding DUF4956 domain-containing protein encodes MDNIPPVAELGAHLGLDLFAVTLLTFGIFYPRHRRRELVPAYLALNVALFAVVAALGEVGKGGGLALGFGLFGVLSIVRLRSDALRHQEVAYYFVTLVLGLLCGLRALGLGVTAALAALLLVVVYIADHPRLYARDRRAVVTLDAVYVDEDALRSELARRLGQPHGWTVREIDYVRDLMVVEVRFRQPDARERSEEPIRTSRTPRGAHERHEPRSTTKTAAAYHQETV; translated from the coding sequence ATGGACAACATCCCACCTGTGGCGGAGCTCGGCGCCCATCTCGGCCTCGACTTGTTCGCCGTGACGCTGCTGACCTTCGGCATCTTCTACCCGCGGCACCGCAGGCGCGAGCTCGTGCCCGCGTATCTCGCGCTGAACGTCGCCCTGTTCGCGGTCGTCGCCGCGCTCGGCGAGGTCGGCAAGGGTGGCGGTCTCGCCCTGGGGTTCGGCCTGTTCGGGGTGTTGTCGATCGTGCGGCTGCGCTCGGACGCGCTGCGGCACCAGGAAGTGGCGTACTACTTCGTCACGTTGGTCCTCGGGCTGCTGTGCGGACTGCGCGCACTCGGCCTCGGAGTGACCGCCGCGCTCGCCGCGCTGCTGCTCGTGGTCGTCTACATAGCCGACCATCCGCGCCTCTACGCCCGTGACCGCCGGGCCGTCGTCACCCTCGACGCCGTGTACGTCGACGAGGACGCGCTGCGGTCCGAACTGGCGAGGCGGTTGGGGCAGCCGCATGGTTGGACCGTGCGGGAGATCGACTACGTACGCGACTTGATGGTCGTGGAAGTCAGATTCCGCCAGCCGGATGCGCGGGAACGATCGGAGGAGCCCATACGTACCTCTCGTACCCCCAGGGGTGCTCATGAGCGTCATGAGCCTCGCAGTACGACGAAGACCGCAGCCGCCTATCACCAGGAGACCGTGTGA
- a CDS encoding aspartate aminotransferase family protein codes for MTPQPNPQVGAAVKAADRKHVFHSWSAQELIDPLAVAGAEGSYFWDYDGNRYLDFTSGLVYTNIGYQHPKVVAAIQEQAGKMTTFAPAFAIESRSEAARLIAERTPGDLDKIFFTNAGADAVEHALRMARLHTGRPKVLSAYRSYHGGTQQAINATGDPRRWASDTGTAGVVRFWAPFLYRSRFYAETEEQECARALEHLESTIQFEGPGTIAAIILETVPGTAGIMLPPKGYLAGVREICDRYGIVFILDEVMAGFGRTGKWFAADLYDVTPDLLTFAKGVNSGYVPLGGVAISGAIAETFAKRPYPGGLTYSGHPLACAAAVATINVMEEEGIVEHAAKLGSEIIEPALRDLAERHPSVGEVRGVGMFWALELVRDRSTREPLVPYNAAGEANAPMAAFGAAAKANGLWPFINMNRTHVVPALNITESEAKEGLSALDAALTVADEHVA; via the coding sequence ATGACCCCTCAGCCGAATCCCCAGGTCGGCGCCGCCGTGAAGGCCGCGGACCGCAAGCACGTCTTCCACTCCTGGTCGGCACAGGAGCTGATCGACCCGCTGGCCGTCGCCGGCGCCGAAGGCTCCTACTTCTGGGACTACGACGGAAACCGCTACCTCGACTTCACCTCCGGCCTCGTCTACACGAACATCGGGTACCAGCACCCGAAGGTCGTCGCGGCGATCCAGGAGCAGGCGGGGAAGATGACGACCTTCGCCCCGGCCTTCGCCATCGAGTCGCGCTCCGAGGCCGCACGCCTCATCGCCGAGCGCACTCCCGGTGACCTCGACAAGATCTTCTTCACGAACGCCGGCGCCGACGCGGTCGAGCACGCCCTTCGCATGGCCCGTCTGCACACGGGCCGCCCGAAGGTCCTGTCCGCGTACCGCTCGTACCACGGCGGCACCCAGCAGGCCATCAACGCGACCGGCGACCCGCGCCGTTGGGCCAGCGACACCGGCACCGCCGGGGTCGTCCGCTTCTGGGCCCCCTTCCTCTACCGCTCGCGCTTCTACGCGGAGACGGAGGAGCAGGAGTGCGCCCGCGCCCTGGAGCACCTGGAATCCACGATCCAGTTCGAGGGCCCGGGGACCATCGCGGCGATCATCCTGGAGACGGTGCCGGGCACGGCGGGCATCATGCTCCCGCCGAAGGGCTACCTCGCCGGCGTCCGCGAAATCTGCGACCGCTACGGCATCGTCTTCATCCTCGACGAGGTCATGGCGGGCTTCGGGCGTACGGGCAAGTGGTTCGCGGCCGACCTGTACGACGTGACGCCGGACCTCCTGACCTTCGCGAAGGGCGTGAACTCGGGTTACGTCCCGCTGGGCGGCGTAGCGATCTCGGGGGCCATCGCCGAAACGTTCGCGAAGCGCCCGTACCCGGGTGGCCTGACGTACTCGGGTCACCCGCTGGCCTGCGCGGCGGCCGTCGCCACGATCAACGTGATGGAGGAGGAGGGCATCGTCGAGCACGCCGCGAAGCTCGGCTCCGAGATCATCGAGCCGGCCCTCCGCGACCTGGCCGAGCGGCACCCGTCCGTGGGCGAGGTGCGCGGCGTCGGCATGTTCTGGGCCCTGGAGCTCGTACGTGACCGCTCCACGCGCGAGCCCCTCGTCCCGTACAACGCGGCCGGTGAGGCGAACGCCCCGATGGCGGCGTTCGGCGCCGCCGCCAAGGCGAACGGCCTGTGGCCCTTCATCAACATGAACCGCACACACGTCGTCCCGGCCCTCAACATCACGGAATCGGAGGCCAAGGAGGGCCTCTCGGCGCTGGACGCGGCGCTGACGGTGGCGGACGAACACGTGGCGTAG
- the recR gene encoding recombination mediator RecR: MYEGVVQDLIDELGRLPGVGPKSAQRIAFHILQAEPTDVRRLAQALMEVKAKVRFCATCGNVAQEELCNICRDPRRDGSVICVVEEPKDVVAIERTREFRGRYHVLGGAISPIEGVGPDDLRIRELLARLADGTVTELILATDPNLEGEATATYLARMIKPMGLKVTRLASGLPVGGDLEYADEVTLGRAFEGRRLLDV, translated from the coding sequence GTGTACGAAGGCGTGGTCCAGGACCTCATCGACGAGTTGGGCAGGCTGCCCGGCGTCGGTCCCAAGAGCGCGCAGCGGATCGCCTTCCACATCCTGCAGGCCGAGCCCACCGACGTACGGCGGCTCGCGCAGGCCCTGATGGAGGTCAAGGCGAAGGTCCGCTTCTGTGCGACGTGTGGCAACGTCGCGCAGGAGGAGCTGTGCAACATCTGCCGCGACCCGCGGCGGGACGGTTCCGTGATCTGTGTCGTGGAGGAGCCCAAGGACGTCGTCGCGATCGAGCGCACCCGTGAGTTCCGCGGGCGGTACCACGTGCTCGGCGGCGCGATCAGCCCGATCGAGGGCGTCGGACCCGACGATCTGCGGATAAGGGAACTTCTCGCCCGCCTCGCGGACGGCACGGTCACCGAGCTCATCCTCGCCACCGACCCGAACCTCGAGGGCGAGGCCACAGCGACGTACCTCGCCCGCATGATCAAGCCCATGGGCCTCAAGGTCACCCGCCTGGCCAGCGGCCTCCCCGTCGGGGGCGACCTGGAGTACGCGGACGAGGTGACCCTCGGCCGCGCCTTCGAGGGGAGAAGACTCCTAGATGTCTAA
- a CDS encoding DUF5063 domain-containing protein, whose translation MSKTPTPQKSPTPQKSSTAQQPSTPDAVALHSTTQDPDDFAVQISDQVESFIVAVTEIAKGDEPDSAVPFLLLEVSQLLLAGGRLGAHEDILPDERYEPDLGAEPDMDDLRERLALMLDPVDVYSEVFDPYEPRKAPVAARISDDLADVVSDLRHGMAHYRAGRITEALWWWQFSYFSNWGSTASATLRALQSLVAHVRLNQPLEDLDGLDTDEELSSAESTLEEEAGQVMAEEIAGPLGLRPVK comes from the coding sequence ATGTCTAAGACGCCAACGCCACAGAAGTCGCCGACGCCGCAGAAGTCGTCGACGGCACAGCAGCCGTCGACGCCCGACGCGGTCGCGCTGCACTCCACCACCCAGGACCCCGACGACTTCGCCGTCCAGATCTCGGACCAGGTCGAGTCGTTCATCGTGGCCGTGACCGAGATCGCGAAGGGCGACGAGCCGGACTCGGCCGTGCCCTTCCTGCTGCTCGAGGTCTCCCAACTGCTGCTCGCCGGCGGCCGGTTGGGCGCGCACGAGGACATCCTCCCGGACGAGCGCTACGAGCCGGACCTGGGCGCCGAGCCGGACATGGACGACCTGCGCGAGCGGCTCGCCTTGATGCTCGACCCGGTCGACGTGTACTCCGAGGTCTTCGACCCGTACGAGCCGCGCAAGGCGCCGGTCGCCGCGCGGATCTCGGACGACCTGGCGGACGTCGTCTCCGATCTGCGGCACGGGATGGCGCATTATCGCGCGGGCCGGATCACCGAGGCGCTGTGGTGGTGGCAGTTCTCGTACTTCTCCAACTGGGGGTCGACCGCCTCCGCGACGCTGCGCGCCCTGCAGTCCCTCGTCGCCCACGTGCGCCTGAACCAGCCACTCGAAGACCTCGACGGCCTCGACACCGACGAGGAGCTCTCGTCGGCGGAGAGCACGCTGGAGGAAGAGGCGGGCCAGGTCATGGCAGAGGAGATCGCCGGCCCCCTGGGCCTCCGCCCGGTGAAGTAG
- a CDS encoding YbaB/EbfC family nucleoid-associated protein, with protein MIPGGGQPNMQQLLEQAQKMQQDLAKAQEELAQTEVDGQAGGGLVKATVTGGGELRGLVIDPKAVDPEDTETLADLVVAAVAAANENAQNLQQQKLGPLAQGLGGGSGIPGLPF; from the coding sequence GTGATCCCCGGTGGTGGCCAGCCCAATATGCAGCAGCTGCTCGAGCAGGCCCAGAAGATGCAGCAGGACCTCGCGAAGGCTCAGGAAGAGCTGGCGCAGACCGAGGTCGACGGCCAGGCGGGCGGCGGTCTCGTCAAGGCGACGGTGACCGGCGGCGGTGAACTGCGGGGCCTCGTGATCGACCCGAAGGCGGTCGACCCGGAGGACACCGAGACCCTCGCCGACCTGGTGGTCGCGGCGGTGGCCGCGGCCAACGAGAACGCGCAGAACCTCCAGCAGCAGAAGCTCGGCCCGCTCGCCCAGGGACTCGGCGGCGGCAGCGGCATTCCGGGTCTCCCCTTCTGA
- a CDS encoding GntR family transcriptional regulator — protein sequence MPVSDGPAVTRSTLRQQIADALRDEILAGRLSPGQEFTVKEIAEGYGVSATPVREALVDLSAQGLLDSAQHRGFRVHEYSFADYRAMIEARSLVADGIFRGLAADPSRAPQTAADLAGVRRRGEEASRAAGAGDLNVLIGYDLRFWRELSALFGNPYLSDFFHRLRVQSWMCAVPHLRAAGDLRGRLWSGHCELVDALVDRDSDAAHALIASYNDDSLSLIEALTGN from the coding sequence GTGCCCGTATCTGACGGCCCCGCCGTCACCCGCTCCACCCTGCGCCAGCAGATCGCGGACGCGCTGCGCGACGAGATCCTGGCGGGACGCCTCAGCCCCGGCCAGGAGTTCACCGTCAAGGAGATCGCCGAGGGGTACGGGGTGTCGGCCACCCCCGTCCGCGAGGCCCTCGTCGACCTGAGCGCCCAGGGCCTCCTGGACTCCGCGCAGCACCGCGGCTTCCGTGTCCACGAGTACTCGTTCGCGGACTACCGGGCGATGATCGAGGCCCGCAGCCTCGTCGCGGACGGAATCTTCCGCGGCCTCGCCGCGGACCCGTCCCGCGCCCCGCAGACCGCCGCCGACCTCGCCGGGGTCCGCCGCCGCGGCGAGGAGGCGTCCCGTGCGGCGGGAGCGGGTGACCTGAACGTGCTCATCGGCTACGACCTGCGTTTCTGGCGCGAGCTCTCCGCCCTCTTCGGCAACCCGTACCTCTCCGACTTCTTCCACCGCCTGCGCGTCCAGTCCTGGATGTGCGCGGTCCCGCACCTGCGCGCCGCGGGCGACCTCAGGGGCCGGCTGTGGTCGGGCCACTGCGAACTGGTCGACGCGCTCGTGGACCGCGACTCCGACGCCGCGCACGCGCTCATCGCCTCGTACAACGACGACTCGCTTTCCTTGATCGAGGCTCTGACAGGCAACTGA
- a CDS encoding polyphosphate polymerase domain-containing protein has translation MIPAVRAIGRAALAAKPLSLDELNNRAELLARYDNSYLVPVEVFEDFAALLTDPRRPEGPFRSLSVNGRRWFSYRSTYYDTADLRTYHDHRQGRRLRYKIRERTYQDTGERQFEIKLKNGRGETVKHRRRLEGEERPLDAAQQGFLAGVLGGAYGIEAPEGLAPSLVTDYQRATFVADGQRITCDAGLVVRDLSDGRTVRADGGLVLVETKTRGSLTEADRMLHRFGVRAAEFTKYCGGFAALRPELGVNRWTRAVREAFPRPSTV, from the coding sequence GTGATCCCCGCCGTACGCGCCATCGGGCGCGCCGCACTCGCCGCCAAGCCGCTGTCGCTGGACGAACTGAACAACAGGGCCGAGCTGTTGGCCCGCTACGACAACAGCTATCTGGTGCCGGTTGAGGTCTTCGAGGACTTCGCGGCGCTGCTGACCGACCCGCGGCGCCCCGAGGGCCCCTTCCGCTCGCTCTCCGTGAACGGCCGGCGCTGGTTCTCGTACAGATCGACCTACTACGACACCGCCGACCTGCGCACCTATCACGACCACCGGCAGGGTCGCCGGCTCCGCTACAAGATCCGGGAGCGCACCTACCAGGACACGGGGGAGCGGCAGTTCGAGATCAAGCTCAAGAACGGGCGGGGCGAGACCGTCAAGCACCGTCGCCGGCTTGAGGGCGAGGAGCGTCCGCTCGATGCCGCGCAGCAGGGCTTTCTCGCCGGTGTGCTCGGCGGGGCGTACGGGATCGAGGCGCCGGAGGGCCTGGCTCCCTCGCTGGTCACGGACTACCAGCGCGCCACGTTCGTCGCCGACGGGCAGCGGATCACGTGTGACGCCGGGCTCGTGGTCCGGGATCTCTCCGACGGTCGCACGGTCCGGGCGGACGGTGGGCTTGTCCTCGTGGAGACGAAGACGCGGGGGTCGCTGACCGAGGCGGACCGGATGCTGCACCGATTCGGGGTGCGGGCGGCCGAGTTCACGAAGTACTGCGGCGGATTCGCTGCGCTGCGCCCGGAGTTGGGCGTGAACCGGTGGACGCGGGCTGTGCGGGAGGCGTTCCCGCGGCCTTCGACCGTGTGA
- a CDS encoding protein kinase domain-containing protein, which translates to MQRIGAYRLLGRLGAGGMGEVYLARSARGRTVAVKVVREELAEQEEFRNRFRQEVAAARRVGGAWTAPVLDADTDAEIPWVATGYVAGPSLQQVVSHDYGALPERSVRILAGGLAHALKDIHAAGIVHRDLKPSNVLITIDGPRVIDFGIARALESVTDGGLTRTGALVGSPGFMAPEQLRGDRITPACDVFCLGSVLAYAASGQLPFRTSTSGVHALMFRIAQEPPELDGLPEGLRDLVRECLHKQPGDRPTLDEILELTGADDTLGDEGRTRDPWLPGALVAQLGRHAVKLLDTEDPERTSRTPSPAPPPDTPTASAPAPPPPGAPGPPGAGSLNHLPTVVSHEAPPPPAPAPQYGYPHPSQPQPLPQPPAYGQPPGGWGQTPAYGPPPPVPPRRNRSTPALIVVALIVALGAGGSVYALMNGQDKQAGRADAKVSPTSATSAPVSPAASAPDSPDSPSQEASSPPEESPQSAAGDIPTGFLGTWEGTIDNANGHHSRSITLQQGASGDTVFSLTADGYQKDGSPYHCVFQGQLESATSSTVRIGPTDPTIAQPSGACDPGEPSTITLTTTGGLSRAMSGGEAPLTYDRTG; encoded by the coding sequence ATGCAGAGGATCGGCGCGTATCGACTGCTCGGCCGGCTCGGCGCGGGCGGCATGGGCGAGGTGTATCTGGCGCGCTCGGCGCGCGGTCGCACGGTCGCCGTGAAGGTCGTACGTGAAGAGCTCGCCGAGCAGGAGGAGTTCAGGAACCGGTTCCGGCAGGAAGTGGCGGCCGCGCGGCGGGTCGGCGGCGCGTGGACGGCTCCGGTGCTCGACGCGGACACGGACGCGGAGATTCCCTGGGTGGCGACCGGGTACGTGGCGGGGCCCAGCCTCCAGCAGGTCGTCTCGCACGACTACGGCGCGCTGCCCGAGCGCTCGGTGCGCATCCTCGCGGGCGGCCTCGCGCACGCGCTCAAGGACATCCACGCGGCGGGCATCGTCCACCGCGACCTCAAGCCGTCGAACGTGCTGATCACCATCGACGGTCCACGCGTCATCGACTTCGGCATAGCGCGCGCCCTGGAGTCGGTGACCGACGGCGGGCTCACCCGCACCGGGGCGCTCGTCGGCTCGCCCGGTTTCATGGCGCCCGAGCAGCTGCGCGGCGACCGGATCACCCCTGCGTGCGACGTGTTCTGTCTGGGGTCCGTCCTCGCGTACGCGGCGTCGGGGCAGTTGCCGTTCCGTACGTCCACCAGCGGGGTGCACGCCCTGATGTTCCGTATCGCGCAGGAGCCGCCGGAGCTGGACGGGCTGCCGGAGGGGCTGCGGGATCTCGTACGCGAATGTCTGCACAAGCAGCCCGGCGACCGCCCCACGCTCGACGAGATACTCGAACTGACCGGCGCCGACGACACGTTGGGCGACGAGGGTCGCACCCGCGATCCGTGGCTGCCGGGCGCTCTAGTGGCCCAACTCGGGCGGCACGCCGTGAAGTTGCTCGACACGGAGGACCCGGAGCGCACGTCCCGGACTCCCTCGCCGGCGCCGCCACCCGACACTCCGACGGCCTCTGCTCCGGCGCCGCCACCGCCCGGCGCTCCCGGCCCGCCCGGCGCGGGCTCGCTGAACCACCTGCCGACCGTGGTCTCCCACGAAGCCCCGCCGCCGCCCGCACCCGCGCCGCAGTACGGCTACCCGCACCCCTCCCAGCCCCAGCCGCTCCCGCAGCCGCCCGCCTACGGCCAGCCACCCGGAGGTTGGGGCCAGACTCCGGCCTACGGCCCGCCGCCGCCCGTGCCCCCGCGCCGGAACCGCTCCACTCCGGCGCTCATCGTGGTCGCGCTGATCGTGGCGCTCGGGGCGGGCGGGTCGGTGTACGCCTTGATGAACGGCCAGGACAAGCAGGCGGGCCGGGCGGACGCCAAGGTCTCCCCCACGTCCGCGACCTCCGCCCCGGTCTCCCCTGCCGCGTCCGCCCCGGACTCCCCGGACTCCCCGAGTCAGGAGGCGTCCTCGCCCCCGGAGGAGTCCCCGCAGTCCGCCGCGGGTGACATACCGACCGGGTTCCTCGGCACGTGGGAGGGCACGATCGACAACGCCAACGGCCACCACTCGCGCAGCATCACGCTCCAGCAGGGCGCGTCCGGCGACACGGTCTTCTCCCTCACGGCGGACGGCTACCAGAAGGACGGCTCCCCCTACCACTGCGTGTTCCAGGGCCAGTTGGAGTCGGCGACGTCCTCCACGGTCCGGATCGGCCCCACCGACCCGACGATCGCGCAGCCGAGCGGCGCCTGCGACCCGGGCGAACCGAGCACGATCACCCTCACCACGACCGGCGGGCTGAGCCGCGCCATGTCGGGGGGCGAGGCACCGCTGACGTACGACAGGACGGGCTGA
- a CDS encoding response regulator transcription factor: protein MPHLLVVEDDPALRNALVRALRDRGHAVATAATGMAGLDAAVTDRPDLVVLDLGLPDVDGAQILRMLRAVSDVPVIVATARDEEGEMVAVLGDGADDYIVKPFGAAQLDARIKAVLRRLGLPGDIDEPLTVGGLVITPASREITLDGQPLDLTPREFDLLAYLAHRPSQVVSRRELLAEVWQQPLGGADKTVDVHLSWLRRKLGESAQSPRYLHTVRTVGVKLMAPEAGDAS from the coding sequence ATGCCCCATCTCCTCGTCGTCGAAGATGATCCCGCCCTGCGGAACGCCCTGGTCCGCGCCCTACGCGACCGGGGCCACGCCGTCGCCACCGCGGCCACCGGCATGGCCGGCCTCGACGCCGCCGTCACCGACCGGCCCGATCTGGTCGTGCTCGACCTGGGCCTGCCCGATGTCGACGGCGCGCAAATACTGCGGATGCTGCGCGCGGTGAGCGACGTACCGGTGATCGTGGCGACGGCCCGCGACGAGGAGGGCGAGATGGTCGCGGTGCTCGGGGACGGGGCCGACGACTACATCGTGAAGCCGTTCGGCGCGGCCCAGTTGGACGCCCGGATCAAGGCGGTGCTGCGCCGCCTCGGGCTGCCCGGTGACATCGACGAGCCGCTCACGGTCGGCGGACTGGTGATCACTCCCGCCTCCCGAGAGATCACGCTCGACGGGCAGCCGCTCGACCTGACCCCCCGCGAGTTCGACCTCCTCGCCTATCTCGCCCACCGCCCCAGCCAGGTCGTCTCGCGCCGCGAACTGCTCGCCGAGGTGTGGCAGCAGCCGCTGGGCGGCGCCGACAAGACGGTGGACGTCCATCTGTCGTGGCTGCGCAGGAAGTTGGGCGAGTCGGCCCAGTCGCCGCGCTATCTGCACACCGTACGCACGGTGGGTGTGAAGCTGATGGCCCCCGAGGCCGGGGACGCCTCGTAA
- a CDS encoding SLATT domain-containing protein encodes MSQPEMQPEGAPQEGAGSGEDGDRGGGGKRVPRQGDLTGRALPLGDWSEPAERLDELYRWVEQGALRTADWYLSDRVWKRRAARALRTGTVLGAVCGGVLPLLDLTGVLTGAAPWGYLSLLLAVACVACDRYFGLTSGWIRDVATAQAVQRRLQVLQFDWASENVREVLGPTEGTASEAAERCLGVLRRFSDDVTELVRAETADWMVEFKSGPAPLTMQASVPAARPADQPTNRFPLPPGTRPNMPRQRPPEPR; translated from the coding sequence GTGAGTCAGCCGGAGATGCAGCCCGAAGGTGCGCCCCAGGAGGGGGCGGGCTCGGGCGAGGACGGCGACCGGGGCGGCGGCGGCAAGAGGGTTCCCCGGCAGGGCGACCTCACCGGCCGGGCGCTCCCGCTCGGCGACTGGAGCGAACCCGCCGAGCGGCTCGACGAGCTGTACCGCTGGGTCGAGCAGGGCGCCCTGCGCACGGCGGACTGGTACCTCTCGGACCGGGTGTGGAAGCGGAGGGCCGCGCGGGCGCTGCGTACGGGCACGGTGCTGGGTGCGGTCTGCGGCGGGGTGCTGCCGCTGCTCGACCTGACGGGCGTGCTCACCGGCGCGGCCCCCTGGGGGTATCTGTCGCTGCTGCTCGCGGTGGCGTGCGTCGCGTGCGACCGGTATTTCGGTCTGACGTCCGGCTGGATACGGGATGTGGCCACGGCGCAGGCCGTGCAGCGGCGGTTGCAGGTGCTTCAGTTCGACTGGGCCTCGGAGAACGTACGAGAGGTGCTCGGGCCGACCGAGGGCACCGCCAGCGAGGCGGCCGAGCGGTGCCTCGGGGTGCTGCGGCGGTTCTCGGACGACGTGACGGAGCTGGTGCGGGCCGAGACGGCGGACTGGATGGTGGAGTTCAAGTCCGGCCCCGCGCCCTTGACCATGCAGGCCTCCGTCCCGGCCGCCCGCCCGGCCGACCAGCCGACCAACCGCTTCCCGCTGCCGCCGGGCACCCGCCCCAACATGCCGCGCCAGCGCCCACCGGAGCCGCGGTAG
- a CDS encoding sensor histidine kinase, whose product MRRTLLLLTAATTALVLTALLVPLTLLTRSHAADRTTAEATARAQWVAAAMGPTLHSANERAGAEQAVESVNSPSQPDTSLIFADGRVIGAPTAVTDAVRLARAGRAFTYEPPGGGRQVLVPVQGAEGGTAVVQVSLTNRELYDGVLSSWLTLAGIGLGLVLIGLLLADRLGARLVGATRALAGTADRLAGGDLTARAEPQGPPELRSVAAELNHLAARIDELLTAERENAADLAHRLRTPVAALRLDAEGLRDAEEAERIAAGVASLEMGVDEVIRKARKPLRGVAGVDLAAVARDRAAFWEPLATDQGRELGVSVPDTPVPAPVPEDELVAALDALIGNVLDHTPQGVGFRVSVRAEGSAVELVVADDGPGIPPESEERGSSGGGSTGLGLSIVRRTAEETGGTVSFGNGGPGATVTLRWGTSSPAGD is encoded by the coding sequence ATGCGCCGCACCCTGCTGCTGCTCACCGCCGCCACCACCGCCCTCGTCCTGACGGCGCTGCTCGTCCCGCTGACCCTGCTCACCCGCAGCCACGCCGCGGACCGGACGACCGCGGAGGCGACGGCCCGCGCCCAGTGGGTGGCCGCCGCGATGGGCCCCACGCTGCACAGCGCGAACGAGCGGGCGGGCGCGGAACAGGCGGTGGAGAGCGTCAACTCGCCCTCCCAGCCCGACACTTCCCTTATCTTCGCCGACGGCAGGGTGATCGGCGCCCCGACCGCCGTCACCGACGCCGTACGCCTCGCGAGGGCGGGGCGCGCGTTCACGTACGAGCCGCCGGGCGGCGGGCGGCAGGTCCTGGTGCCGGTGCAGGGCGCGGAGGGCGGCACGGCCGTCGTCCAGGTCAGCCTGACCAACCGGGAGCTGTACGACGGGGTGCTCTCGTCGTGGCTGACGCTGGCCGGTATCGGGCTCGGGCTCGTACTCATCGGGCTGCTGCTCGCGGACCGTCTCGGGGCGCGGCTCGTCGGGGCGACGCGTGCGCTGGCCGGGACGGCGGACCGGCTCGCCGGCGGCGATCTGACCGCGCGCGCCGAGCCTCAGGGGCCGCCGGAGCTGCGCTCCGTGGCCGCCGAGCTGAACCATCTCGCCGCCCGCATCGACGAGCTGCTCACCGCCGAGCGGGAGAACGCGGCCGACCTCGCGCACCGGCTGCGCACTCCCGTCGCGGCGCTGCGCCTGGACGCGGAGGGGCTGCGGGACGCGGAGGAGGCCGAGCGGATCGCGGCGGGGGTCGCGTCGCTCGAAATGGGCGTGGACGAGGTCATCCGCAAGGCCCGCAAGCCGCTCCGCGGGGTGGCGGGGGTGGACCTCGCGGCGGTCGCCCGTGACCGGGCGGCGTTCTGGGAGCCGCTCGCCACGGACCAGGGGCGGGAGCTGGGCGTCTCCGTGCCGGACACGCCGGTTCCGGCTCCCGTGCCGGAGGACGAACTCGTCGCGGCGCTCGACGCGTTGATCGGCAACGTGCTCGATCACACCCCGCAGGGGGTCGGCTTCCGGGTCTCCGTCCGGGCGGAGGGCTCCGCCGTGGAGCTGGTGGTCGCGGACGACGGGCCCGGCATACCGCCGGAGTCCGAGGAGCGGGGGTCCTCCGGTGGCGGCTCCACGGGCCTCGGCCTCTCCATCGTCCGCCGCACGGCCGAGGAGACCGGGGGGACGGTCTCCTTCGGAAACGGGGGGCCGGGGGCGACGGTCACGTTGCGGTGGGGCACATCTAGCCCCGCCGGCGATTGA